One genomic region from Candidatus Eisenbacteria bacterium encodes:
- a CDS encoding VCBS repeat-containing protein, producing the protein MRALRSALPVLVLALLAAAPARADWTATGVFQYADRVYGPGGFTGATANLPIRRAVVQVLDATTGSVLASGGTDATGAFSLNVPDAQTRNVYVRALTYAADSTLYRLRVASDPGSGSLFAVASAAVNGHAPTTPVNFNGGAPMVAPMRSVGEAFNILDCLENGVDYLAAINRGARPSPSQALVAYWNLGTTDGTYYTGGTIHLTKDDAYSDPVINHEQGHYMAAMFSRDDSPGGTHYLGDNTQDLRLSFSEGWATYFGQSVRRSMGLSNPSWYCDLFGEAADPGLNFSYEIETPGIGAIGAASEVSVEAALWDIVDADPAPDISPPVLDDSLALPDTLTWDVMRRYMPVLPGGQWATLEGFWDGWFARGWGHPVGLISIFQRERVEFYPDGYENDNFAVRAAVGVTDGTPTRHTIYPGGDADWVRFPVSAGQAYVVETTGLVGGCDTYLQVYFPDTLTQAGSNDNRAVGDPSSRVNFTAPSTGTAYVKGTRVGLVGRYGSYDLRVTAGTPTAASFTNVTTAAGVSNGGNSRGVAWGDYNNDGYPDLYVCNTGAAAGSGAADRLYRNNAGANFTDVTASTGTAAGTEQHEGAAWADFNNDGNLDLVVVSIEGIHLFRNGGPAGYTFTDVAATAGLTAGVSARSVSWVDFDGDGYTDLYVTSYGGTNRLWRNNGDGTFTLVTRGVEFTGYTFTAAWCDYDQDGRPDVALGLDGDVAGEAFRLFRQKSDGSFEDVSSGAGLAGLRGRIFGLAWGDYDGDGVLDLAAANQGGNNYLFHSRGNGTFVESAFEANVQGGLGGASPAWLDADDSGNLDLYVVNFNNPASLFDNLNGRSFTTSGLANVNAASRAVAAADYDRNGAMDLYVATQSSNTLYRGTVPSGRHWLELTLRGRQSNRSGIGARVVASVAGRHMTREVSGGQAWGSQPSAVVHLGLGTSVQADSVRVVWPSRKVTLLTHVTADQVLAVDESTSVADSPGVPPPGRAALWQNTPNPFNPLSTGHPTTAIRFDVPVGAGSQAVKIAIYDVLGRLETVLLDELRQPGAGQTVRWNGRLSDGRLAPDGLHLCRLSVGSEVRSRKIMVVSAR; encoded by the coding sequence ATGCGCGCGCTGCGATCCGCACTTCCCGTCCTGGTCCTGGCGCTGCTGGCGGCCGCGCCCGCACGCGCCGATTGGACCGCCACCGGAGTATTCCAGTACGCCGACCGTGTGTATGGGCCCGGCGGCTTCACCGGCGCCACCGCCAACCTGCCGATCCGGCGCGCGGTGGTGCAGGTGCTGGACGCCACCACCGGCAGCGTGCTGGCCAGCGGAGGCACGGACGCCACCGGCGCCTTCTCGCTCAACGTGCCCGACGCGCAGACGCGCAATGTGTACGTGCGCGCACTCACCTACGCCGCCGACTCCACCCTGTACCGGTTGCGCGTGGCGTCCGACCCGGGCTCCGGCTCTCTGTTCGCCGTGGCCAGCGCCGCCGTGAACGGCCACGCCCCCACCACCCCGGTGAACTTCAACGGCGGCGCACCGATGGTGGCGCCGATGCGCTCGGTGGGCGAGGCCTTCAACATCCTGGACTGCCTCGAGAACGGCGTCGACTACCTGGCGGCGATCAACCGCGGCGCGCGCCCCTCGCCTTCCCAGGCGCTCGTGGCGTACTGGAACCTGGGCACCACCGACGGCACCTACTACACCGGCGGGACGATCCACCTCACCAAGGACGACGCGTACAGCGACCCGGTGATCAATCACGAGCAGGGCCACTACATGGCGGCCATGTTCTCCCGCGACGACAGCCCCGGTGGCACCCACTACCTGGGCGACAACACGCAGGACCTGCGGCTTTCGTTTTCGGAGGGCTGGGCCACCTACTTCGGGCAGTCGGTGCGCCGCTCGATGGGCCTGTCCAACCCGTCGTGGTACTGCGACCTGTTCGGCGAGGCGGCCGACCCGGGCCTGAATTTCAGCTACGAGATCGAGACCCCCGGCATCGGCGCCATCGGGGCCGCGAGCGAGGTTTCGGTGGAGGCCGCGCTGTGGGACATCGTGGACGCCGACCCGGCCCCGGACATTTCCCCGCCCGTTCTGGATGACAGCCTGGCGCTGCCCGACACCCTCACCTGGGACGTGATGCGCCGCTACATGCCCGTCCTGCCCGGCGGCCAGTGGGCCACGCTGGAGGGCTTCTGGGACGGCTGGTTCGCGCGCGGCTGGGGCCACCCGGTGGGCCTGATCTCGATCTTCCAGCGGGAGCGCGTGGAGTTCTACCCGGACGGCTACGAGAACGACAATTTCGCGGTGCGCGCCGCCGTGGGCGTCACCGACGGCACGCCCACCCGGCACACGATCTATCCTGGCGGCGACGCCGACTGGGTGCGCTTCCCGGTCTCGGCCGGGCAGGCCTACGTGGTGGAAACCACCGGTCTCGTCGGGGGCTGTGACACGTACCTCCAGGTGTACTTTCCGGACACCCTCACGCAGGCGGGATCCAATGACAACCGGGCCGTCGGCGACCCCTCCTCGCGGGTCAACTTCACGGCCCCGTCCACGGGCACCGCGTACGTGAAGGGCACGCGCGTGGGGCTGGTCGGCCGCTACGGCTCCTACGACCTGCGTGTCACCGCGGGCACGCCCACCGCGGCCTCGTTCACCAACGTCACCACGGCGGCGGGCGTGTCCAACGGCGGCAACTCCCGGGGCGTGGCGTGGGGCGACTACAACAACGACGGCTATCCCGACCTCTACGTCTGCAACACCGGGGCCGCCGCGGGCTCGGGCGCCGCGGACCGGCTGTACCGCAACAACGCCGGCGCCAACTTCACCGATGTCACCGCCTCCACCGGCACCGCCGCGGGCACCGAGCAGCACGAAGGCGCGGCGTGGGCGGACTTCAACAACGACGGCAACCTGGACCTGGTGGTGGTGAGCATCGAGGGCATCCACCTGTTCCGCAACGGCGGACCCGCCGGGTACACCTTCACCGACGTGGCTGCCACCGCGGGGCTGACGGCGGGAGTCTCCGCGCGCAGCGTGAGCTGGGTGGACTTCGACGGCGACGGCTACACCGACCTGTACGTGACCTCCTACGGCGGGACCAACCGGCTGTGGCGCAACAACGGCGACGGCACGTTCACGCTGGTCACTCGCGGGGTAGAGTTCACCGGCTACACCTTCACCGCCGCGTGGTGCGACTACGACCAGGACGGACGGCCCGACGTGGCGCTGGGGCTCGACGGCGACGTGGCCGGCGAAGCCTTCCGCCTGTTCCGCCAGAAGAGTGACGGTTCGTTCGAGGACGTCAGTTCCGGGGCCGGCCTGGCGGGGCTCCGCGGGCGCATCTTCGGGCTGGCGTGGGGCGACTACGATGGCGACGGGGTCCTGGACCTGGCCGCCGCCAACCAGGGCGGCAACAATTACCTGTTCCACAGCCGCGGCAACGGCACGTTCGTGGAGTCCGCGTTCGAGGCCAACGTGCAGGGCGGCCTGGGTGGAGCCTCGCCCGCGTGGCTGGACGCCGACGACAGCGGCAACCTGGACCTGTACGTGGTGAACTTCAACAACCCCGCCAGCCTGTTCGACAACCTGAACGGGCGCAGCTTCACCACCTCCGGCCTGGCCAACGTGAACGCGGCCTCGCGCGCGGTGGCGGCGGCGGACTACGACCGCAACGGCGCCATGGACCTCTACGTGGCCACGCAGAGTTCCAACACGCTGTACCGCGGCACGGTGCCCTCCGGGCGGCACTGGCTGGAGCTGACGTTGCGCGGCCGGCAGTCCAACCGCTCCGGCATCGGCGCGCGCGTCGTGGCCTCGGTGGCCGGCAGGCACATGACGCGCGAGGTGAGTGGCGGGCAGGCGTGGGGCTCGCAGCCCTCCGCGGTGGTCCACCTCGGTCTCGGAACTTCCGTACAGGCCGACTCGGTGCGGGTGGTGTGGCCCTCGAGGAAGGTGACGCTGCTCACCCACGTCACCGCCGACCAGGTGCTGGCGGTGGATGAGAGCACTTCCGTGGCCGACTCCCCCGGCGTCCCGCCCCCGGGTCGCGCGGCGCTGTGGCAGAACACTCCCAACCCGTTCAACCCGCTCAGCACCGGCCACCCGACCACCGCCATCCGCTTCGATGTCCCGGTCGGCGCGGGCTCCCAGGCGGTGAAGATCGCCATCTACGACGTGCTGGGACGGCTGGAGACGGTGCTGCTCGACGAGCTGCGCCAGCCCGGCGCCGGCCAGACGGTGCGCTGGAACGGCCGGCTCTCCGACGGCCGGCTCGCCCCCGACGGGCTGCACCTGTGCCGTCTCTCGGTGGGCTCGGAAGTTCGGAGCCGGAAGATCATGGTGGTCAGCGCGAGGTAA